One window of Alteromonas sp. LMIT006 genomic DNA carries:
- a CDS encoding beta-ketoacyl-ACP synthase III, with product MYSKIIGTGSYFPSEVRSNADLELMVDTSDQWITDRTGIKERRIIGPDETAGTMGAEAARSAFEYNQIDPKSMDMIVCATTSGKTALPSTACEIQRILELDGIPAFDVAAACAGFCYALSVADQYIKSGMAKRILVIGTDCLSRLVDPKDRSMVILFGDGAGATIIEASEEPGILSTHIHAAGSYSDLLYVGNPTRGDEASVHENWGVMKGNEVFKMAVTKLSEVVEQTLAANNLDKSDIDWLVPHQANFRIINAIAKKLNMSLEQVVITLEYYGNTSAATVPTALDTAIRDGRIQRGQNLLLEAFGGGFAWASALIKY from the coding sequence ATGTATTCAAAAATCATTGGCACGGGAAGCTATTTCCCCAGTGAGGTTCGCAGCAACGCCGACCTGGAACTTATGGTCGATACCTCAGATCAATGGATCACCGATCGCACTGGTATTAAAGAACGTCGTATTATTGGGCCAGATGAGACGGCTGGTACAATGGGTGCTGAAGCGGCTCGGTCAGCCTTCGAATATAATCAAATTGATCCTAAATCAATGGATATGATCGTGTGTGCCACAACGTCTGGGAAGACGGCTTTGCCCAGCACGGCATGCGAAATTCAACGTATTCTAGAGTTAGATGGTATTCCTGCGTTTGATGTGGCTGCAGCATGTGCCGGATTTTGTTATGCGCTCAGTGTTGCCGACCAATACATCAAGTCAGGTATGGCAAAGCGTATTTTGGTCATTGGCACAGACTGCTTGTCACGACTGGTCGACCCTAAAGATCGCTCTATGGTGATCTTATTCGGTGATGGCGCAGGCGCTACCATTATTGAAGCCTCTGAAGAACCGGGGATTTTATCCACCCATATTCATGCCGCCGGTTCCTATTCTGATTTATTGTATGTAGGGAATCCGACTCGTGGTGATGAAGCCTCCGTTCATGAAAATTGGGGGGTGATGAAAGGCAATGAAGTCTTCAAAATGGCGGTAACTAAGCTAAGTGAAGTGGTTGAGCAAACTCTTGCAGCGAATAATTTGGACAAATCCGACATTGATTGGTTAGTACCACATCAAGCTAACTTTCGCATTATCAACGCCATTGCCAAAAAGCTGAATATGTCACTTGAACAAGTTGTTATCACGCTCGAGTATTACGGAAATACGTCGGCCGCAACCGTTCCTACTGCTTTGGATACCGCTATTCGTGATGGTCGTATCCAACGTGGACAAAACTTATTGCTTGAAGCATTTGGCGGCGGATTCGCTTGGGCTTCTGCGTTAATTAAATATTAG
- the fabD gene encoding ACP S-malonyltransferase, producing the protein MSKTIAMVFPGQGSQAVGMLAELAEYTPIITDTFAEASDALGYDLWQVVSTDPNSQLNQTEVTQPALLTASVAVYRSLQELTDLTAHALAGHSLGEYSALTCAGVFSLADAVQLVRARGQYMQAAVPAGVGAMYAIIGLDDATIEQICADVAQQSDAVVSAVNYNSPGQVVIAGHKDAVAQAGALCKEAGAKRALPLPVSVPSHCALMQPAAEQLAILLDDIEMANPVLPVINNVDVKVNFEAAAIRDALVRQLYRPVQWTKTVESLSAQGITTVLEVGPGKVLTGLNKRIVKTLDCSSINAPEHLEVG; encoded by the coding sequence ATGAGTAAAACCATTGCGATGGTCTTTCCTGGCCAAGGCTCTCAAGCGGTTGGTATGCTTGCAGAACTTGCCGAATACACGCCTATTATTACCGATACGTTTGCTGAGGCATCAGATGCCCTAGGTTATGATTTGTGGCAAGTAGTGAGCACCGATCCAAACAGCCAATTAAATCAAACAGAAGTCACGCAACCAGCATTATTAACAGCCTCGGTTGCGGTCTATCGAAGCTTGCAAGAATTAACTGATTTAACCGCTCATGCTTTGGCCGGTCATAGTCTGGGTGAGTATTCGGCCTTAACGTGTGCTGGCGTATTTTCGCTTGCGGATGCGGTGCAGCTGGTGCGTGCTCGTGGTCAATACATGCAAGCTGCAGTACCAGCAGGTGTAGGCGCTATGTACGCTATTATTGGTTTGGATGATGCCACGATTGAGCAAATCTGTGCGGATGTTGCGCAACAATCGGATGCAGTGGTGTCAGCTGTCAATTATAACTCCCCGGGTCAGGTGGTGATTGCCGGACATAAAGACGCTGTTGCTCAGGCCGGTGCTTTGTGTAAAGAGGCGGGTGCTAAGCGAGCATTGCCTCTTCCTGTTTCTGTTCCTTCTCATTGTGCCCTTATGCAGCCAGCAGCAGAGCAACTTGCCATACTGCTAGACGATATTGAGATGGCTAATCCGGTGCTTCCAGTGATCAATAACGTGGATGTTAAAGTGAATTTTGAAGCCGCAGCAATTCGCGATGCATTGGTACGTCAGTTGTATCGTCCAGTACAGTGGACGAAAACCGTTGAGTCGTTGTCAGCTCAAGGGATTACTACTGTACTAGAAGTTGGCCCAGGTAAAGTATTAACGGGCTTGAATAAACGCATTGTTAAGACGTTGGACTGTAGCAGCATTAATGCTCCAGAACATTTAGAAGTAGGATAA
- the fabG gene encoding 3-oxoacyl-ACP reductase FabG, translated as MSDKKIALVTGASRGIGKATALALTEQGYFVVGTATSENGAATISEYLGENGAGRALNVTEEGAIDALVGEVSTTFGPIAILINNAGITRDNLLMRMKDSEWDDIIQTNLSAIFKLSKAVLRGMMKQRFGRIINVGSVVGSTGNPGQANYAAAKAGVIGFSKSMAREVASRGITVNVVAPGFIDTDMTKVLTDEQKAEIFKDIPANRLGQPEEIAAAVAFLATESAAYITGETLHVNGGMHMG; from the coding sequence ATGTCAGATAAAAAAATTGCGTTAGTGACTGGTGCTTCACGTGGTATTGGTAAAGCCACCGCACTAGCACTCACCGAACAAGGGTATTTTGTGGTGGGTACGGCAACGAGTGAGAATGGAGCCGCTACTATTTCTGAGTATTTAGGTGAAAATGGTGCAGGCCGTGCACTGAATGTGACTGAAGAGGGGGCAATTGATGCATTAGTCGGTGAGGTCAGCACCACGTTTGGTCCGATTGCTATATTAATTAATAACGCTGGGATTACTCGCGATAACCTTCTCATGAGAATGAAAGACTCAGAATGGGATGACATAATTCAAACCAATCTCAGTGCTATTTTTAAACTGTCAAAAGCGGTTTTGCGTGGAATGATGAAACAGCGTTTTGGCAGAATTATTAATGTTGGTTCTGTCGTAGGGTCGACCGGTAATCCTGGTCAAGCGAACTATGCGGCGGCTAAAGCTGGCGTTATTGGTTTTTCTAAATCCATGGCTCGTGAAGTGGCATCTCGTGGAATTACCGTCAATGTCGTTGCGCCTGGGTTCATCGATACGGATATGACTAAGGTGCTCACCGACGAACAAAAAGCAGAAATATTCAAAGATATCCCTGCAAATCGCTTAGGCCAACCTGAAGAAATTGCTGCGGCTGTCGCTTTTTTGGCCACTGAATCGGCTGCTTACATTACGGGGGAAACCTTGCATGTAAACGGCGGTATGCACATGGGTTAA
- the acpP gene encoding acyl carrier protein has product MSNIEERVKKIIIEQLGVKEEEVKSEAAFVDDLGADSLDTVELVMALEEEFDTEIPDEEAEKITTVQSAIDYINANSDA; this is encoded by the coding sequence ATGAGTAATATCGAAGAACGCGTCAAAAAAATTATCATTGAACAGCTTGGCGTTAAAGAAGAAGAAGTGAAATCTGAAGCGGCATTTGTTGATGACTTAGGCGCTGATTCTTTAGACACAGTTGAATTAGTAATGGCTCTTGAAGAAGAATTCGATACTGAAATCCCAGACGAAGAAGCTGAAAAGATCACGACTGTTCAATCTGCAATTGATTACATCAACGCGAACAGCGACGCATAA